The window CGTTTCACATGactcaaggaaaatgaaaaaataccaaGCAAGCGCTCGAAAACGTGATCACATTTGGTTTTATCTCCTGACTTAGGTTACTGAAGCACTGGACGATGacgaacaggacttaaaggactacccatatgggtagtcctttaaatcctgttttagccaatctgtacatggaatactttgaaatactttgaaactacagtaataaatgcaataaaacccaaaaacatgctgtggatgagatacgtggatgacatcctaacattttgggataataggtgggttcattttaatgaattcctctcaaaattaaacgcattagtgcccaggatcaaatttaaagttgaatgggaaacagacaacaaaattacttttcttgatgttttaataatcagagacacgacagaatacaaatttaccatatacagaaaaccagcgttctcactttcatattcactactttagctatcacgacattactatcaagataggtgtagccagcaacctattcttaagagccttacgaatttgttccccagatttcctggaaaaagaatttgaactaattcgcaagcaactttcgtctttaaagtatcctgaccatataattgagaaagcaattcaaaaagcaaacgtaattttctaccgaccccctaaagacaagaccagagacacacccaacaataaaataaaaattcctcacctggagacgattaagagagtaacccatacccttgggaaatccaacccttgggaaatccaacccttttgcatttacctacccaaacaccttagccaaatccctgattaatgtccaacaaaagacatctcccaaggactctggggtctatgagatcccatgccaagactgtgaccaatcttacatcggatttacaggtaaatcacttccccagagattaatacaaacacaaaacaatgGTCAGTtctaggtatggacaacagaactcggctattttcaaccatataaatgaacataaccatagaataaactggaatttgtcacgtgtaatttatagcagcaactgccggtacaagagtcaaatgatggaatcggccttaataaaagagaagcaggtaatgaacatctcaaaaggcgcgtgggtttcagatgtcgtcgacgaagttttctttcaaccaacgcttaagaagattaaaggaagattattcagCGGGGGCGGTGGACCGTAAATTGGCTTGACTTGTGGACGGAACTCGTTGGTATTAAAATAccacccttttctgtaaacttttctcattcatatacctgaagagagagacagcagtctctgaaatatagtactttctctctacatttgggtgtttttatgggcccctttattagatatattatatatatatataatatatatatatatatatatatatattatatatatatatatatatatatatatatatatatatatatatatatatatatatatatatatatacatatacatatatatatatatatatatatatatatatatatatatatatatatatatatatatatatatatatatatatatatatgtatatatataatttgcacacACACTGTATGGCCCAGTCATACCTCTGCTGGGATTCCAGGAAGAGCTTCAAACCCGGCAGAAGATCTGACTGGTTCAAAAGCAGCTGAATGTAGTACGCTTCTTCCCAGTTGTAGAGGCCAGCGTCAACCTAAAAGGTAAAAATTCAATCAGGGCGTGATCCTTGTATACAGAGGCTTATTTAATGAGACGAACAAACCCAGTGACTTTATGTAACCCACATCCAAAGGAAGCAACCACTTCTGTCATTTACTGCGAGGTCATGTTAGCACTTGTACTTGACGTGGGCCTCTTTGAAAGTTATAGAGCGTAATAGTTTAATCATCaacaaaactatatatttaaagtgACATTTCCATACATTTACTAACAATATTTAACTTCACATGGTTGTTGCCTCATGGCTCACGCGTTCCTCAAAACAGTAGTCTCGCATCAGTGGAATAGAATTCTATCGAATGTGAATAAGAAAACCAACACACTCGAGAAACAGACTGACAGAAGTTATACAGAGGGACAGAGAAttacatacacagacagacagttaTACAGATAAACAGAAGAGGAAACCTAATCTGAAACATTTACACAAATGCTTGTTATGAACGCGGAATACAAAAACTTTCAACAAAGTTAATCTACCGACTATGAGATGAAGTATAAAGGTACATACGCTGTTGATCAATTGAATCTGTAAAATACGCAAGAGCCTGAGCGCCATTCACCTCCTCTGACAAACGGGCGTGGCTGGCACTCTCCCCCAAGGTGACCTCACTCCGATTGACCCTCATGACCAAATAGGCTATGGCAGTTTTAGCAGCTGTCACATAACCCGAGCCATTCCGGGTCACACTCCCCAGGAATTCGGTGAAATTCATTGGGTAGGAAAACGTTGTTCTGGAAATAATGAGtgtgaataataaatataagtctGCCATTTATACAACGCAGTTCTTATATACTCTATACTTCTCTTTTTGTGTGTAACAATAATAAGCTTTGAATTTTACACGCAAGAATTAGCCTTGCTATCGTCCAACACGAGGTCAGCCTTATTCACCATTAACCACCATATAAATAATTTATGCAGAATTCAAGGTAACTTGGTCTGAACTTGGGACGGAACGTACTGCCACTACGGTTGGGACATGCTGTCTAGATTATCTCTTATATCACCCCCATAGTTAACAGTAAGAGTGCACGCGTAAccacagtaaaattaataataataatctccaacAGACGGAAGAATAAACTCAACGATAAAAAGAGACAAAGGCTATGCATTCAATAACGTCTCCTGAACTGTAAGAGGATGTCCAATGGAATGTGTGCGTTTGAATCCACATAACTCACGCCATGTTGGCTGCGTTGACGGCTTCGGTGACATCCTGGTCCGTCAGCTTTTCGTAGACGGAAGAGTTGTAGCCCCAGATCTCCAGGACGCTGATTTTGAGGCAGACGGTGGACATCTTCGTGTAGAACTGGTAATAGATCTCCTTGTCCAACGCCAGAGACCAGTCAAATTCGTCGCTCTCGAAGCTCCTGCTTGGAAAAAGCTGGCTCCTGATGTGATTGAGCTCTTTTCTCTGCTCTCCGCCCAGTGCTGGGACCCTGTGAATGGGCGTGGAAGGGAACGGAGTGTACTATATTGCATCATTTGAAAAGCTTAGGACATATATGTGCTGCGATTGTCTCCTAGTATCATTGATGAAAAGGAAATCTGACATGGCAAGGTCAGTTATCCGAAAAGTTATCCATACAACAAATATCACAGGAATCCAGTTAGTATATTTACCTTAAACTGAAGGCGCTATAAAAAGGTCTTTGGAATAGGAAGCAATCAAGGCTGTATTTAATTACTTACACACACTAATCACGCTATGAAACTGACCTTGATCAAACCATGCAAGAACTCGAGCTAAAGAGAAGACAGTTGACTGAAAATCGATGATAATCCAGAAATGGAGTCCACTTGCCGGGAAAAGCTATCACTCACATTTATACGCTTGGCAGCAATCAGAACTATATCATGTATCTGAGAAAAGGCTTTGGCCTGAAAAATCAAGTCAAGCAACAGCACGGGAGCGGTTCGAAGGTGCGACGTGTCATATGAGTGCCATAACAAAGGACATAAATTCCAAAGGAGTGACACCTCAAACATAAATTTCATAGGAGTGACAACCATCTAACCAATATCTAGTACAATATGTTAGTAAATCAGTGCTctagttttttatataaaatattagtaatttaatcatttttataagTTTTGGTTACTTTGTCACTTCATCGTTATGTCACGCCAATAAATTGTTAATCCTTAAATACGGTATTTTTGTCACACTTCGATACAGACGTCTTCCTGGGTGACTGTTCTCCCGTTTCCATCGACTGCTGTGGTTGATggctgcataataataataataataataagccgcctttgataacacctgcccgaaattccgttgatggCTGAAAGCATGATGAGAATCAGACAGCTGCTTAGAAATCTCAGTGTGCCAGAGAAGCAAGTCAGTCTTTAGAaaaattgagagaattctgtataaaatagaatatgtagattctgacattatattaaatgataataataacaatattaattcaGATAAGGGAAGCTTCTCAGTAGCATGGACCCTTACTTAACTATGGGGAAAGATGAAGGACAACGTTATCAAATATTTCTCTTTGGAcaccagcagtctctgaaattcaGGACTtggtactttctatattttggactttttatgggctccttttattggatggaattctgttgtaaaagaacatgtttaccagtcatataacagagagagagagagagagagagagagagagagagagagagagagagagagagagagagagagcgaaacgcaaatattttcaaactgtacGTGAAGGGAATAGGTGGTTACCAGAATAATACTACAGGTAATGATCACCAACATCGTGTTTGTCTTTAAAGAAAGAGTGGGAGAATAAGTATTCGGTAAAAGGGTCTCCTCAATTCTAGCATTATTTTAAAGATATAATACTCTTCCAAGTATTATATCTTTTTCCACGCCAATTGGAGAACTATCGggtcatatatattaatataatcgataaataatttgatttcttgAGAAAACTTCGAAAAAATCAAAACCTTAAGAAATAATACACCgtcataaaatagatataaagattGTTGACAGATGATAGTTTAGTACCACCCTACGGCAGTCAGTACCTTCTATGAAGACATTAAACTCAATCAACTTCCCTTAATACACGAGCTGGAAGAATGGAATATAAGAGACCCACATAACAGATTCATGTAAACATTTAACCTGAGGATTATGGATGTTAATCACAACAGCTTACATAAGAATTTATCTGATGCCTGGACGCAAGAAATGTAGTTTACCTCGGTCAGAACTGTGATAAGCACTAGCTCATAGTGTCGTCCAGATATTTTTTATGCTTATTCAAAAAAATTGCGCGTCCCCATtgatttatgttttgttttaaatgGTTTTCCACCTAGATTCAGCGctgtaaatatgaaataatacagaaTGTGTAACCATCATATCACTGCAAATCCCGTAGCGTTATATGAAATCCCTGAATATATTAAACAGTATGTAGTAGGTACATACTAGTAATGGCCACAAACACATTTTTGGGGTGTAACTGCTAGACAAAAAGGTCATTGAATACATAAACACAGTGGGATGAATAAAATATTCAagaaggaaataagagaaaaaatagcaTTAACAACATCAAGAGGAGATATAGAAAACAAGATAAAGATAAAGGATTTCTGAAGAAAGCATGCAGATGAAGAGATGCTGTACGAAGAGAATGAATTCCTGGTGCAATGAAATGGTCATTTGGAAGATTTCTTtaagtttaaagataaaaaataatcagaGCCGAATAACGCAAGAATGACTGCTGAAGGAAGACACGAGGAGAACAGTTAAGGTGTCAAAGAAAAATGCACAAGGAGGTGAATGGAGTAGCTACAAGTGAGTTGCAGTAATGACACTTTGACAGAGTGGCTGACCAGGATATGCTAGTGAAGTCTAGATTCAGTGAAATTTCTAATGGAATGGGTGGAAAGAATAGTTGTGTTTTGTATAAGGGTTTAGGCGATACGGGTTACTTCAGGAATTACAGAGCGTAACATCACTTAGTATACTGGGGAAGGTGTACAGTTGTATTTTGCTTgacggggtaaaaaaaaaaaatagcagaaggGATTGATTAAGGAACGGTTGGGTTAGCTTAAGCAAACAAGTGGGCGTGGAGACCAAGACCTTATtatgaaatataagtgaaaacttGGAGAGTAAAAGAAAGCAGCTGTATGTGGCATGCATGAGCCCCGAAAGAATCTTGTGACAGAACTGATGGAGAGGTAAACTGGAAAGCGCAGATGATGAAAAGTCTAGAAGGTAAGTTGTTGTGATCATTTCAGGGTTTTCATGATGGAAACATCACATGCGTTAAGAAATTTAGAAGGAAAGTGTCTGATTTGGCGTAAGATTGGGGATGAGACAAGGGTCACGAAAGTCTCCATCTCCGTCTTTACTATGCAGGGGGGAATGCAAAAAGTCCAAGGAAGAACAGCAGATGTATGTGCAAAGTTGTGGGATAAGAAAATGGATTATGACTGCGGTGTTGAATTACTGATGCTTGCAGAAGATGCTGTTCTGATAAGGAAAAGTGAAGAGAAATTGCAGAAGCTGGTGAAAGATTTGAAAATGCTTATAAGAGCAGGAACTGGAGAGTATATGTAAGCAAGATTAAGCTTGTGAATGCAACTTTAAATGGGGAAGATGGAGCAATGTACAATTTGAATTTATATAGGTATTTGGCAAGAAATATAATAGAGGATGACTCGAACTGTCAATGAGGCCAAGGTGAGAGTGTATGAGAAGACTTTTGAGCCAACGCTCCTTTATGGAAGTCAAGAGCAGATTAatgtaaatgaaaggaaaaaggttGAAGCTGCTGAAATGGATAGTTTGTGAAGTATAAATAGGATAACAAGATAGTGGAGATTAGCAGTAGTTGAATCATTACTAAAGAGGATGAAttagtgttttgagatggttttgttGCGAAGACAAAAGTAGAACGATGGGATGGCTGAGAGCGTAGgagtgaaagagagaggaggaaggatgaGAGGAAGAGATAATAAGTGTTGCAAGACGGGATGGAAGAGCTGATGGAAAGGAATTTCCTttaagacttgaaaaaaaaaaaaaacaagtttatgTAAAGCAGAGGTGAAGAAACGAAAATTTCCActcgataaaataaaacaaaataaaacaaaatgacaagcaaaagcaaacgtaatgcacacatacatattcacacgtgtgtgtatatatatatatatatatatatatatatatatatatatatatatatatatatatatatatatatatatatatatatatatatatatatatatatatatatatatatgt is drawn from Macrobrachium nipponense isolate FS-2020 chromosome 47, ASM1510439v2, whole genome shotgun sequence and contains these coding sequences:
- the LOC135204437 gene encoding uncharacterized protein LOC135204437, whose protein sequence is MSTVCLKISVLEIWGYNSSVYEKLTDQDVTEAVNAANMATTFSYPMNFTEFLGSVTRNGSGYVTAAKTAIAYLVMRVNRSEVTLGESASHARLSEEVDAGLYNWEEAYYIQLLLNQSDLLPGLKLFLESQQRNDASSRWPGLFAMPGSPSLSLLSQILELSSSVPQRSSPP